The DNA segment TCGGAAATACTCGGCATAGCCCTCACCTCGAGGGACCGCTCAAAGAAAAACCCCGTGCCGCTTTGCGGCGTTCCCTTCCACAGCGCCGAACCCCACATATCTAAGCTTCTCGCAAGCGGAAAGAAGGTGGCGGTCTGCGAGCAGATAGGGGATCCGAAGCAGGCAAAGGGAATCGTTGAGAGAAAGGTAGTGAGGGTTCTCACTCCCGGGGTGGTCCTAGATTCAGAGAACCTCGAAGGAAAAAGCAACAATTTTCTCGCGTGCGTCGCGGAGGAAGAGGACGGCTTCGGGCTTTCTTTCTCCGACATCTCGACCGGGGAGTTTCGCGCCTCCTTTTTTCACTCGCGGGAAGACCTTCTCTCAGAGCTTGTGCACATCGATCCTAAGGAAATCCTCGTTCCGGATCAAGACACCGATTCTCCTTGGCTTAAATCCCTGCTAGGCTCAACCCCCTGCGCTCTTGTGACCAAGGTCGATTCCTGGAAGTGGGAGGTTGGGAGATGCGCGGAGATCCTGCGGGACGGCTTCTCCGTGCTTACCTTGGAGGCCACGGAGATCGAGAAAAGACCGGGATGTGTTGTGGCCTGCGGGGTGCTTTTCGATTACCTGCGGGAAACGCAGAGGGACTTCCTGCCGCGGATAGAGTTCCCGAGGTACTACGATACCGTCGACTACATGAAAATAGACGAGTGGACCGCGAGGAACCTCGAGCTCAGAAGCTCTGCCGACGGGTCCGTGAAACACTCGCTGCTCGGCGTAATGGACGAGACCCGCTCTCCAATGGGCGCGAGGCTCCTTCGCCGCTTTATGAGCTATCCTCTGCTCGATGTCGAGGAGATAAAGAAAAGACAGGAGGCCGCGGCCGAGCTGCTTGAGAACCTCTCCGCGAGGGAAGACCTGGCGGAGGCGCTTCGCCATATCGGGGATCTTGAGAGGCTCATTCACAGGATCGAAACCCCGTCCGCGAGGCCCAGGGACCTTGCCTCGCTTCGGGATTCCTCGTTTTACATAGAGAAGCTTCGCGACGCCATGTGGGATCTTAGCTCGGAGGCCCTTGCGTCACTTCGAGAGAGGATGGATGATTTCCGGGATCTTCGGGATTATCTCGAGGGAGCGCTTGTGGAGGCCCCGCCCGTTTTCGCGCGGGAGGGAGGGATAATAAGGGAAGGGTTTTCCCCCGAGCTTGACCGCCTCCGCAAGATCCAGAGCGACGGGCGCAGGTGGATATCCGAGCTTGAGGGGCGGGAGAGGGAGCGGACCGGGATAACCAACCTAAAGATCGGCTACAACAGGGTGTTCGGCTACTACATAGAAGTTACCAACTCAAAGCTCTCGCTCGTTCCCGAGGACTACTCGAGAAGACAAACTCTTGCGGGAAGCGAGCGCTTCATTTCCCCCGAGCTGAAGGAGTACGAAGAGCAGATACTGACGGCAGCGGAGCGCATAGCCGAGCTTGAGACCTCTCTTTTCGAGCGGGTGCGCGTGCGTGCGGCCGCCGAGGCGAAGCGGATAAAGGCCACGGCGGCAGTG comes from the Candidatus Dadabacteria bacterium genome and includes:
- the mutS gene encoding DNA mismatch repair protein MutS, which translates into the protein MSSQTPLMNQYLRVKRECPDAILLFRLGDFYEMFYDDAKTASEILGIALTSRDRSKKNPVPLCGVPFHSAEPHISKLLASGKKVAVCEQIGDPKQAKGIVERKVVRVLTPGVVLDSENLEGKSNNFLACVAEEEDGFGLSFSDISTGEFRASFFHSREDLLSELVHIDPKEILVPDQDTDSPWLKSLLGSTPCALVTKVDSWKWEVGRCAEILRDGFSVLTLEATEIEKRPGCVVACGVLFDYLRETQRDFLPRIEFPRYYDTVDYMKIDEWTARNLELRSSADGSVKHSLLGVMDETRSPMGARLLRRFMSYPLLDVEEIKKRQEAAAELLENLSAREDLAEALRHIGDLERLIHRIETPSARPRDLASLRDSSFYIEKLRDAMWDLSSEALASLRERMDDFRDLRDYLEGALVEAPPVFAREGGIIREGFSPELDRLRKIQSDGRRWISELEGRERERTGITNLKIGYNRVFGYYIEVTNSKLSLVPEDYSRRQTLAGSERFISPELKEYEEQILTAAERIAELETSLFERVRVRAAAEAKRIKATAAVAAETDVFCSMGEIASRYGYCRPEFVSNPTVELRDSRHPVVERISLEKGFVPNDVTLDSEADRFMIITGPNMSGKSTLIRQVALISLMAQMGSFVPARAARLGVVDRIFSRVGASDNLTAGRSTFMVEMVETAHILQNATPRSLVILDEIGRGTSTFDGMSIAWAVSEYLYDLGPLTLFATHYHELSNLVDVKPGITNSNVSVKEEGGEILFLRKLLPGATSHSYGIQVARLAGVPPKVLASARKVLFSLEKLKASLSQSMLGGQLLLFDEEADRESEAAYRKEELLAEDLATLDPMNMTPMEALEKLVELSEKAKQSRS